From a region of the Salarias fasciatus chromosome 6, fSalaFa1.1, whole genome shotgun sequence genome:
- the LOC115390346 gene encoding E3 ubiquitin/ISG15 ligase TRIM25-like isoform X2 encodes MAQANISVTESQFRCPICLDILKDPASIPCGHTYCMACISDYWDQAEGAHFSCPQCREAFSPRPVLRRNTVLAEVVDKLKMSEMVKAPELYLGGVGEVPCDFCPAEGRLRAHKSCLVCLASFCELHVLPHREVGTLRRHKLVAAVESLAERLCAQHRLGLEPAGGGSEAEAAGEWSGDCLLCEADQEELHGADAQRARRQLQLQESQRMVQERIHTGERELEEFQQSLESLKVSASAVAEDSEALFADMSLCLEKTKAEVRARLEAKERAVVGRAERDIELLERDLEELRMRDEEISQLLQTEDNAHFLQAAPLLCVPLSAGRHSRALSLPAEAFSAARRALCHLRSHMEEVCREEVDKISRAVNENYVSAGECVKAVPVSFPLSSLSLQPADQRMRAVFLRFSSRLSLDPDTAHPTLVLLEGPQAAHCGEEPQSYPPHPHRFDSVAQVLCREGQFGSASYWEVEWSGGGWVDIGVTYRGIGRKGGGKPCLLGRNENSWRLRCTHAGYAAWHDNRKTTVAAPPCPRIGVFLERHKGTLSFYSVSDSVVLLHTFRCPFSQPLYPAFRLDLDSTLVICPRDGGNGNPT; translated from the exons ATGGCGCAGGCCAACATCTCGGTGACGGAGAGCCAGTTCCGCTGCCCCATCTGCCTGGACATCCTCAAGGACCCGGCGTCCATCCCCTGCGGACACACCTACTGCATGGCGTGCATCAGCGACTACTGGGACCAGGCGGAGGGGGCCCACTTCAGCTGCCCGCAGTGCCGCGAGGCGTTCAGCCCGCGGCCGGTGCTGCGCAGGAACACGGTGCTGGCGGAGGTCGTGGACAAGCTGAAGATGAGCGAGATGGTGAAGGCCCCGGAGCTCTACCTGGGGGGCGTCGGCGAGGTCCCGTGCGACTTCTGCCCGGCGGAGGGCCGGCTGAGGGCGCACAAGTCGTGCCTGGTGTGCCTGGCGTCCTTCTGCGAGCTGCACGTCCTGCCGCACCGGGAGGTGGGCACGCTGCGCCGCCACAAGctggtggcggcggtggagaGCCTGGCGGAGCGCCTGTGCGCTCAGCACCGCCTGGGGCTGGAGCCGGCCGGCGGGGGCTCCGAGGCCGAGGCCGCCGGGGAGTGGAGCGGGGACTGCCTGCTGTGCGAGGCCgaccaggaggagctgcacgGCGCAGACGCGCAGCGCGCCCGGAGACAG ctgcagcttcaggagtCTCAGAGGATGGTCCAGGAGAGGATACACACCGGAGAGCGAGAGCTGGAGGAGTTTCAGCAAAGCTTGGAGTCACTtaag gTGTCGGCGTCGGCCGTCGCTGAGGACAGTGAAGCTCTGTTTGCTGATATGAGTCTGTGTCTGGAGAAAACCAAGGCCGAG GTTCGAGCCCGGCTGGAGGCGAAGGAGCGGGCGGTGGTGGGGCGAGCCGAGCGAGACATcgagctgctggagagagacctggaggagctgaggatgagagacgaggagatcagccagctgctgcagaccgaAGACAACGCTCACTTCCTGCAG GCGGCGCCGCTGCTCTGCGTCCCCCTCTCCGCCGGCCGGCACTCCCGGGCCCTCAGCCTGCCGGCCGAGGCCTTCAGCGCCGCCCGCCGGGCGCTGTGCCACCTCCGCAGCCACATGGAGGAGGTctgcagggaggaggtggaCAAGATCAGCCGTGCAG TTAACGAGAACTACGTATCTGCTGGAGAGTGTGTGAAAG CCGTGCCAGTGTCCTTCCCCttgtcctctctgtctctgcagccgGCCGATCAGAGGATGAGGGCGGTTTTCCTCAGGT TTTCGTCCCGTCTGTCCTTGGACCCAGATACAGCCCATCCCAccctggtcctcctggaggGCCCCCAGGCAGCCCATTGCGGTGAGGAACCGCAGTCCTACCCCCCTCACCCTCATCGCTTCGACTCAGTGGCACAAGTCCTGTGCAGGGAGGGTCAGTTTGGCAGCGCCAgctactgggaggtggagtggagcggcggcgggtgGGTCGACATCGGCGTCACCTACCGGGGCATCGGGCGCAAAGGCGGCGGGAAGCCCTGCCTCCTCGGGCGCAACGAGAACTCGTGGCGGCTGAGGTGTACCCACGCCGGATACGCCGCGTGGCACGATAACCGCAAGACCACGGTGGCGGCGCCACCCTGCCCCAGGATCGGCGTGTTCCTGGAGCGCCACAAAGGAACCCTGTCCTTCTACAGCGTGTCGGACTCAGTGGTGCTGCTGCATACGTTCAGATGTCCGTTCTCTCAGCCGCTGTACCCGGCCTTCCGACTGGACCTGGACTCCACCCTGGTCATCTGCCCCCGCGACGGAGGCAACGGAAATCCCACTTGA
- the LOC115390346 gene encoding E3 ubiquitin/ISG15 ligase TRIM25-like isoform X1: MAQANISVTESQFRCPICLDILKDPASIPCGHTYCMACISDYWDQAEGAHFSCPQCREAFSPRPVLRRNTVLAEVVDKLKMSEMVKAPELYLGGVGEVPCDFCPAEGRLRAHKSCLVCLASFCELHVLPHREVGTLRRHKLVAAVESLAERLCAQHRLGLEPAGGGSEAEAAGEWSGDCLLCEADQEELHGADAQRARRQLQLQESQRMVQERIHTGERELEEFQQSLESLKVSASAVAEDSEALFADMSLCLEKTKAEVRARLEAKERAVVGRAERDIELLERDLEELRMRDEEISQLLQTEDNAHFLQAAPLLCVPLSAGRHSRALSLPAEAFSAARRALCHLRSHMEEVCREEVDKISRAVNENYVSAGECVKGGQNDSEENSKPQQTRASLSAGHPANRAVPVSFPLSSLSLQPADQRMRAVFLRFSSRLSLDPDTAHPTLVLLEGPQAAHCGEEPQSYPPHPHRFDSVAQVLCREGQFGSASYWEVEWSGGGWVDIGVTYRGIGRKGGGKPCLLGRNENSWRLRCTHAGYAAWHDNRKTTVAAPPCPRIGVFLERHKGTLSFYSVSDSVVLLHTFRCPFSQPLYPAFRLDLDSTLVICPRDGGNGNPT; the protein is encoded by the exons ATGGCGCAGGCCAACATCTCGGTGACGGAGAGCCAGTTCCGCTGCCCCATCTGCCTGGACATCCTCAAGGACCCGGCGTCCATCCCCTGCGGACACACCTACTGCATGGCGTGCATCAGCGACTACTGGGACCAGGCGGAGGGGGCCCACTTCAGCTGCCCGCAGTGCCGCGAGGCGTTCAGCCCGCGGCCGGTGCTGCGCAGGAACACGGTGCTGGCGGAGGTCGTGGACAAGCTGAAGATGAGCGAGATGGTGAAGGCCCCGGAGCTCTACCTGGGGGGCGTCGGCGAGGTCCCGTGCGACTTCTGCCCGGCGGAGGGCCGGCTGAGGGCGCACAAGTCGTGCCTGGTGTGCCTGGCGTCCTTCTGCGAGCTGCACGTCCTGCCGCACCGGGAGGTGGGCACGCTGCGCCGCCACAAGctggtggcggcggtggagaGCCTGGCGGAGCGCCTGTGCGCTCAGCACCGCCTGGGGCTGGAGCCGGCCGGCGGGGGCTCCGAGGCCGAGGCCGCCGGGGAGTGGAGCGGGGACTGCCTGCTGTGCGAGGCCgaccaggaggagctgcacgGCGCAGACGCGCAGCGCGCCCGGAGACAG ctgcagcttcaggagtCTCAGAGGATGGTCCAGGAGAGGATACACACCGGAGAGCGAGAGCTGGAGGAGTTTCAGCAAAGCTTGGAGTCACTtaag gTGTCGGCGTCGGCCGTCGCTGAGGACAGTGAAGCTCTGTTTGCTGATATGAGTCTGTGTCTGGAGAAAACCAAGGCCGAG GTTCGAGCCCGGCTGGAGGCGAAGGAGCGGGCGGTGGTGGGGCGAGCCGAGCGAGACATcgagctgctggagagagacctggaggagctgaggatgagagacgaggagatcagccagctgctgcagaccgaAGACAACGCTCACTTCCTGCAG GCGGCGCCGCTGCTCTGCGTCCCCCTCTCCGCCGGCCGGCACTCCCGGGCCCTCAGCCTGCCGGCCGAGGCCTTCAGCGCCGCCCGCCGGGCGCTGTGCCACCTCCGCAGCCACATGGAGGAGGTctgcagggaggaggtggaCAAGATCAGCCGTGCAG TTAACGAGAACTACGTATCTGCTGGAGAGTGTGTGAAAG GTGGACAAAATGACAGTGAGGAGAACTCCAAACCTCAGCAGACACGAGCTTCACTGTCTGCTGGGCATCCGGCCAACAGGG CCGTGCCAGTGTCCTTCCCCttgtcctctctgtctctgcagccgGCCGATCAGAGGATGAGGGCGGTTTTCCTCAGGT TTTCGTCCCGTCTGTCCTTGGACCCAGATACAGCCCATCCCAccctggtcctcctggaggGCCCCCAGGCAGCCCATTGCGGTGAGGAACCGCAGTCCTACCCCCCTCACCCTCATCGCTTCGACTCAGTGGCACAAGTCCTGTGCAGGGAGGGTCAGTTTGGCAGCGCCAgctactgggaggtggagtggagcggcggcgggtgGGTCGACATCGGCGTCACCTACCGGGGCATCGGGCGCAAAGGCGGCGGGAAGCCCTGCCTCCTCGGGCGCAACGAGAACTCGTGGCGGCTGAGGTGTACCCACGCCGGATACGCCGCGTGGCACGATAACCGCAAGACCACGGTGGCGGCGCCACCCTGCCCCAGGATCGGCGTGTTCCTGGAGCGCCACAAAGGAACCCTGTCCTTCTACAGCGTGTCGGACTCAGTGGTGCTGCTGCATACGTTCAGATGTCCGTTCTCTCAGCCGCTGTACCCGGCCTTCCGACTGGACCTGGACTCCACCCTGGTCATCTGCCCCCGCGACGGAGGCAACGGAAATCCCACTTGA